In Pseudomonas putida, a genomic segment contains:
- a CDS encoding sarcosine oxidase subunit delta: MKILTCPLNGPRNISEFSYGGEFKHMPDPATCSDAEWADYVFNSDNQAGTVIEWWLHNASSYWFLAERHTVSDKVLRTFDPKEVFDQRVDFAPAATPEIAG; this comes from the coding sequence ATGAAGATCCTGACCTGCCCCTTGAACGGCCCGCGCAACATCAGCGAGTTTTCCTACGGCGGCGAGTTCAAGCACATGCCCGACCCTGCTACCTGCAGCGATGCCGAGTGGGCCGACTATGTGTTCAACAGCGACAACCAGGCCGGCACCGTCATCGAATGGTGGCTGCACAACGCCTCGAGCTACTGGTTCCTGGCCGAGCGCCACACCGTCAGCGACAAGGTGCTGCGCACCTTCGACCCCAAGGAAGTGTTCGACCAGCGCGTCGACTTCGCCCCCGCCGCCACACCGGAGATCGCCGGATGA
- a CDS encoding FAD-dependent oxidoreductase, whose amino-acid sequence MPFALLKYGLSADYPVEVDLPPPCELKPRYDVVIIGGGGHGLATAYYLAKYHGVSNIAVLEKAYLGGGNTARNTAVIRSNYLTSEGVRFYAESVRMFQNLSNEFDFNIMYSERGQLTLAHTDATVRAFRQRAEVNKHFGGRTEMIDRQQIRELVPSLNLDPGHLPVLAGLWHIDGATARHDAVAWGYAKQAAKRGVEIHQLTEVQDLVIRGGRIEAVKTNRGTVQCGCVVQAVAGASSLLMAKAGIRAPIHTYPLQAMVTQPFKPFLDPLVSSSALHCYVQQTSRGEIVFGGGSDPYPLYNTRSTLDLKESLLAHAIEMFPFMANAKLMRQWAGITDMTPDYSPIMGLSPVENYYLDAGWGTWGFKATPICGKTMAELVASGGKVPEMIAPFALERFSRFQQVNEMGATAASH is encoded by the coding sequence ATGCCTTTCGCCCTGCTGAAATACGGCCTGAGCGCCGACTACCCGGTGGAGGTCGACCTGCCGCCACCCTGCGAACTCAAGCCGCGCTATGACGTGGTGATCATAGGCGGTGGCGGCCATGGCCTGGCCACGGCCTATTACCTGGCCAAGTACCACGGCGTGAGCAACATCGCTGTGCTGGAGAAAGCCTATCTGGGCGGTGGCAACACCGCGCGCAACACCGCGGTGATTCGCTCCAACTACCTCACCAGCGAGGGCGTGCGCTTCTACGCCGAGTCGGTGCGGATGTTCCAGAACCTGTCCAACGAATTCGACTTCAACATCATGTATTCCGAGCGTGGTCAACTCACCCTGGCGCACACCGATGCCACCGTCCGCGCGTTTCGCCAACGGGCCGAGGTCAACAAGCACTTCGGCGGACGAACCGAGATGATCGATCGCCAGCAGATCCGCGAACTGGTACCCAGCCTGAATCTGGACCCCGGCCATTTGCCGGTGCTGGCCGGGCTCTGGCACATCGACGGCGCCACCGCGCGCCACGATGCCGTCGCCTGGGGCTACGCCAAGCAGGCGGCCAAGCGCGGCGTGGAGATCCATCAACTCACCGAAGTGCAGGACCTGGTAATTCGCGGCGGCCGTATCGAAGCGGTCAAGACCAACCGTGGCACCGTACAGTGCGGCTGCGTGGTGCAAGCAGTGGCCGGGGCCAGTTCGCTGTTGATGGCCAAGGCCGGCATTCGAGCACCGATCCACACCTACCCGCTGCAGGCCATGGTCACCCAGCCGTTCAAACCGTTCCTCGATCCATTGGTCAGTTCCTCGGCGCTGCACTGCTACGTGCAGCAGACCAGCCGCGGCGAGATCGTCTTCGGCGGAGGCTCCGACCCCTACCCGCTGTACAACACCCGCTCGACCCTGGACCTCAAGGAAAGCCTGCTGGCCCATGCCATCGAGATGTTCCCGTTCATGGCCAACGCCAAGCTGATGCGCCAGTGGGCGGGGATCACCGACATGACCCCGGACTACAGCCCGATCATGGGCCTGTCCCCGGTCGAGAACTACTACCTCGACGCCGGCTGGGGCACCTGGGGCTTCAAGGCCACGCCCATCTGCGGCAAGACCATGGCCGAACTGGTAGCCAGTGGCGGCAAGGTGCCGGAAATGATCGCCCCCTTCGCCCTGGAGCGTTTCAGCCGCTTCCAGCAAGTCAACGAAATGGGCGCCACCGCGGCCAGCCACTAG
- the folD gene encoding bifunctional methylenetetrahydrofolate dehydrogenase/methenyltetrahydrofolate cyclohydrolase FolD translates to MNATPNIKLIDGKATATRVLAEVREQVQALHQRDVQPGLAVVLVGMDAASQVYVRNKVLRAEEVGIRSLEHRLPSDTTQAELLTLIDRLNRDPAVNGILVQLPLPAHIDEHRILQAIDPLKDVDGFHSENVGGLAQGRDVLTPCTPSACMRLLREACGELSGKHAVVVGRSNIVGKPMAALLLQADCTVTVVHSRSRDLPALCRQADILVAAVGKPRLIGADWLKPGAVVIDVGINRIDEGGHSRLVGDVDFASALPQVAAITPVPGGVGPMTIAYLMKNTLIALDLQQQATHQERTACLSPC, encoded by the coding sequence ATGAACGCCACCCCCAACATCAAGCTGATCGATGGCAAGGCCACCGCCACGCGGGTGCTGGCCGAGGTCCGCGAACAGGTCCAGGCCCTGCACCAGCGCGACGTGCAACCGGGCCTGGCGGTGGTGCTGGTGGGCATGGATGCGGCCAGCCAGGTGTACGTGCGCAACAAGGTGCTGCGCGCCGAAGAAGTGGGCATCCGGTCGCTGGAGCACCGCCTGCCGAGCGACACCACCCAGGCCGAGCTGCTGACCTTGATCGACCGGCTCAACCGCGACCCGGCTGTCAACGGCATCCTCGTGCAACTGCCACTGCCGGCGCACATCGACGAGCACCGTATTCTGCAGGCGATCGACCCGCTCAAGGACGTGGACGGCTTTCACAGCGAGAACGTCGGCGGCCTGGCCCAGGGCCGCGATGTGCTAACGCCGTGCACGCCGAGCGCCTGCATGCGCCTGCTGCGCGAAGCCTGTGGCGAACTCAGCGGCAAGCATGCGGTGGTGGTGGGCCGCTCGAACATCGTCGGCAAGCCAATGGCTGCACTGCTGCTGCAAGCGGACTGCACGGTTACCGTAGTGCACTCGCGTAGCCGCGACCTGCCGGCCTTGTGCCGCCAGGCGGACATCCTCGTGGCCGCCGTCGGCAAACCGCGTCTGATCGGCGCTGACTGGCTCAAACCCGGAGCGGTGGTGATCGACGTCGGCATCAACCGTATCGATGAAGGCGGGCACAGCCGCCTGGTCGGCGACGTCGATTTCGCGTCCGCCCTGCCTCAGGTCGCGGCCATCACGCCGGTCCCCGGTGGCGTGGGGCCGATGACCATCGCCTACCTGATGAAGAACACCTTGATCGCCCTCGACCTGCAACAACAGGCCACCCACCAGGAGCGCACCGCATGCCTTTCGCCCTGCTGA
- the purU gene encoding formyltetrahydrofolate deformylase, with amino-acid sequence MHPAPDHFILRVSCPAVSGIVAAVTTYLAEQGCYISEMAQFDDEDNSRFFMRAVFRYNTGCTGDTAQLQAGFADVAQRFDMDWSLHSSARPMRVLLMVSKFDHCLSDLLYRHAKGELDMQITAVVSNHLDLRPMAERQGIRFVYLPVTKETKAEQEAALMRIVEETGTELVVLARYMQILSDDLCRQLSGRAINIHHSFLPGFKGAKPYHQAYQRGVKLIGATAHYVTCDLDEGPIIEQEVQRVDHAYAPDDLVAIGRDTETIALSRAVKYHLEHRVFLNHDRTVIFK; translated from the coding sequence ATGCATCCCGCTCCCGACCACTTCATCCTGCGCGTCAGCTGCCCCGCCGTTTCCGGCATCGTCGCCGCGGTGACCACCTACCTGGCCGAGCAAGGTTGCTACATCAGTGAAATGGCGCAGTTCGACGACGAGGACAACAGCCGCTTCTTCATGCGTGCCGTATTCCGCTACAACACCGGTTGCACGGGCGACACTGCGCAGCTGCAAGCCGGCTTCGCCGACGTGGCCCAGCGTTTCGACATGGACTGGAGCCTGCACAGCAGCGCCCGCCCCATGCGCGTGCTGCTGATGGTCAGCAAGTTCGACCACTGCCTGTCCGACCTGCTCTACCGCCACGCCAAGGGCGAGCTGGACATGCAGATCACCGCCGTGGTGTCCAACCACCTCGACCTGCGCCCCATGGCCGAACGTCAGGGCATTCGCTTCGTCTACCTGCCGGTGACCAAGGAAACCAAGGCCGAGCAGGAAGCCGCGCTGATGCGCATCGTCGAAGAAACCGGCACCGAGCTGGTGGTGCTGGCGCGCTACATGCAGATCCTCTCCGATGACCTGTGCCGCCAGCTGTCGGGCCGGGCGATCAATATCCACCATTCCTTCCTGCCAGGCTTCAAGGGTGCCAAGCCCTACCACCAAGCCTATCAGCGCGGCGTGAAACTGATCGGCGCCACAGCGCACTACGTAACCTGCGACCTCGACGAAGGCCCGATCATCGAGCAGGAAGTGCAGCGCGTGGACCATGCCTACGCCCCCGACGACCTGGTGGCGATCGGCCGTGACACCGAAACCATCGCACTGTCCCGCGCCGTGAAGTACCACCTCGAGCACCGGGTGTTCCTCAACCACGACCGCACGGTGATCTTCAAATGA
- a CDS encoding MbtH family protein encodes MTSVFDRDDIQFQVVVNHEEQYSIWPDYKTIPNGWRAVGKSGLKKECLAYIDEVWTDMRPLSLRKKMAEAAAQ; translated from the coding sequence ATGACTTCCGTTTTCGACCGCGACGATATCCAGTTCCAGGTAGTGGTCAACCACGAAGAGCAATATTCCATCTGGCCCGACTATAAGACGATTCCCAATGGCTGGCGCGCCGTGGGCAAGAGCGGACTGAAGAAGGAGTGTCTGGCCTATATCGACGAGGTCTGGACCGACATGCGCCCGCTCAGCCTGCGCAAGAAGATGGCAGAAGCCGCGGCGCAGTGA
- a CDS encoding thioesterase II family protein, which translates to MSTLNLLCLPYSGASAMVYSRWRRKLPAWVQVRPVELPGRGVRMGEPLQTDMRALARQLAGEQRLAASTPYAVLGHSLGALLAFELAHELQALGCPPPRALFACGTAAPTRREDYDGAQWREPKTDQQLVGDLRELGGTREEVLGNAELMELTLPILRADFLLCGRYAYRQRSPLQCPLHVLAGQTDRASEAQLLAWRQESQGAFSLHWFPGGHFFIHEHEDRVLGILAGALEPLRLSA; encoded by the coding sequence GTGAGCACGCTGAACCTGCTGTGCCTGCCTTACTCCGGTGCCAGCGCCATGGTCTACAGCCGCTGGCGGCGCAAGCTGCCGGCCTGGGTGCAAGTGCGTCCGGTAGAGCTGCCTGGGCGCGGCGTGCGCATGGGCGAGCCGTTGCAGACCGACATGCGGGCGCTGGCCCGGCAACTGGCCGGCGAGCAGCGTCTGGCAGCGAGTACGCCCTATGCCGTGTTGGGGCATAGCCTCGGTGCGCTGCTGGCGTTCGAGCTGGCGCACGAGCTGCAAGCCTTGGGCTGCCCGCCACCACGGGCGCTGTTCGCCTGTGGCACGGCAGCGCCAACCCGTCGCGAAGACTACGATGGCGCTCAGTGGCGTGAGCCCAAGACCGATCAGCAACTGGTCGGCGACCTGCGCGAGTTGGGCGGCACCCGGGAGGAAGTGCTCGGCAATGCCGAGCTGATGGAGTTGACCCTGCCTATCCTGCGCGCCGACTTTCTCCTCTGTGGCCGCTACGCCTATCGCCAGCGCTCGCCCTTGCAATGCCCGCTGCATGTATTGGCTGGCCAGACGGACCGGGCCAGCGAGGCGCAGTTGCTGGCCTGGCGCCAGGAGAGCCAGGGCGCGTTTTCGCTGCATTGGTTCCCGGGAGGACACTTCTTCATCCACGAGCACGAGGATCGCGTGCTGGGCATTCTTGCCGGCGCATTGGAACCGCTGCGCTTGAGTGCTTGA
- a CDS encoding DUF1615 domain-containing protein — MNGRLLALGLLGLALLQGCAGRHEEEPEADPAKVRAQLMRLLPAQAKDRAGWAKDIQVAFEAQRIAPSKSNLCAVLAVTEQESTFSADPQVPGLGRIAREEIDRRAARLHIPRIVVDGALKTPSGNGQTYQQRLLAVRSEKELSALYDEFIARLPLGKTLLDGLNPVHTGGPMQVSIDFAQKHAKDYPYTYGGTLRQEVFTRRGGMYFGIAHLLGYPANYERQLYRFADFNAGWYASRNAAFQAALSKVTGADLALDGDLIAPGAILPGTTERAARSLGEKLGLRNPQIRNQLELGESLVFEDSKLYSGVFALADGAAGKPVPRAVLPGIELQSPKITRKLTTAWFAGRVDERYQRCMKR, encoded by the coding sequence CTGAACGGCCGGCTACTGGCGCTCGGCCTGCTGGGCCTGGCGTTGTTGCAAGGGTGTGCCGGACGCCACGAGGAGGAGCCCGAGGCAGATCCTGCCAAGGTGCGTGCCCAGCTGATGCGTCTGTTGCCGGCCCAGGCCAAGGACCGCGCCGGTTGGGCCAAGGATATCCAGGTGGCGTTCGAAGCCCAGCGTATCGCGCCGAGCAAGAGCAATCTGTGCGCGGTGCTGGCGGTGACCGAGCAGGAGTCGACGTTCAGTGCCGACCCCCAGGTGCCCGGGCTGGGGCGTATCGCCCGCGAGGAAATCGACCGACGCGCCGCACGCCTGCACATCCCGCGGATAGTGGTCGATGGTGCCCTGAAAACGCCCTCGGGCAACGGCCAGACCTACCAGCAGCGCCTGCTGGCCGTACGCAGCGAGAAAGAGTTGAGCGCACTGTACGACGAATTCATTGCCCGGCTACCCCTGGGCAAGACGCTGCTCGACGGCCTCAACCCGGTGCATACCGGAGGGCCGATGCAGGTGAGCATCGACTTTGCGCAAAAGCACGCCAAGGACTACCCGTACACCTACGGCGGCACCCTTCGCCAGGAAGTCTTCACTCGGCGCGGTGGCATGTATTTCGGCATCGCGCACTTGCTCGGCTATCCCGCTAACTACGAACGTCAGCTCTATCGCTTCGCCGACTTCAATGCGGGCTGGTACGCCAGCCGCAATGCGGCGTTCCAGGCGGCCTTGAGCAAGGTGACTGGAGCCGATCTAGCGTTGGATGGCGACCTGATAGCGCCTGGCGCGATCCTGCCAGGTACGACCGAGCGGGCGGCGCGGAGCCTGGGCGAGAAGCTGGGGCTGCGCAATCCGCAGATCCGCAACCAGCTGGAGCTGGGTGAAAGCTTGGTATTCGAGGACAGCAAGCTGTACAGCGGAGTGTTCGCCCTGGCCGATGGGGCGGCTGGCAAGCCGGTGCCGCGAGCGGTGCTGCCTGGGATCGAGCTGCAGAGCCCGAAGATCACGCGCAAGCTGACCACGGCGTGGTTTGCGGGGAGGGTGGATGAGCGGTATCAGCGGTGCATGAAGCGGTAA
- a CDS encoding metal ABC transporter solute-binding protein, Zn/Mn family has product MNLKRLTLALALAGLPSLTFATQVLTTLPVTHSLASTLLDGTSVELKRAAPANLPASRQPSYFSSRGGASLAKAATQADAVIGVRSIWRDDPLYPMARRSNIRIVEIDAARPVDGALPGIAVSGDDAYEAFPWLNPTNLGRMADVLANDLERLAPADKAKIQGNLAGIKRQLLELSASSQTRLAEVDNLTVVSLSERLGYLASGMNLDVVDPPLPADGKWDKATLEALGENLKTQDVALVIDHRQPDAAVAEVIKAAGVKLVVVESDPEDALAGLKASVGLIVGALTKR; this is encoded by the coding sequence ATGAACCTCAAACGCCTTACCCTGGCGCTGGCCCTGGCCGGCCTGCCGTCCCTGACCTTCGCCACCCAGGTGCTGACCACCCTGCCGGTCACGCATAGCCTGGCCAGTACGCTGCTCGACGGCACCTCGGTGGAACTCAAGCGCGCCGCCCCGGCCAATCTGCCGGCCAGCCGCCAGCCGTCGTACTTCAGCAGCCGTGGCGGTGCCAGCCTGGCCAAGGCGGCCACCCAGGCCGACGCCGTGATCGGCGTACGCTCGATCTGGCGTGACGATCCGCTGTACCCCATGGCGCGGCGCAGCAACATCCGCATCGTCGAAATCGATGCGGCGCGTCCGGTAGATGGTGCATTGCCCGGCATCGCGGTGAGCGGCGACGATGCCTACGAGGCGTTTCCGTGGCTGAACCCGACCAACCTCGGGCGCATGGCAGACGTGCTCGCCAATGACCTGGAGCGTCTGGCGCCTGCCGACAAGGCGAAAATCCAGGGTAACCTGGCAGGGATCAAGCGCCAGTTGCTGGAGCTCAGCGCCAGCAGCCAGACCCGTTTGGCCGAGGTCGATAACCTGACCGTGGTCAGCCTGTCCGAACGCCTTGGCTACCTGGCCAGCGGGATGAACCTGGATGTGGTGGACCCGCCGCTGCCTGCCGACGGCAAGTGGGACAAGGCGACGCTCGAGGCGCTGGGCGAGAACCTGAAAACCCAGGATGTCGCGCTGGTCATCGACCATCGCCAGCCGGATGCGGCGGTGGCTGAGGTGATCAAGGCGGCCGGGGTGAAGCTGGTCGTGGTGGAAAGCGACCCGGAGGACGCGCTGGCGGGGCTCAAGGCCAGTGTCGGGCTGATTGTCGGGGCATTGACCAAGCGTTGA
- a CDS encoding metal ABC transporter permease, whose product MTYEAFRQWVQEWAGAGYLPEALAYGFVINALLAGLMIGPVLGGLGTLVVVKRFAFFSEAVGHAALTGVAIGILLGEPYTGPYGSLFGYCLLFGILLNFLRNRTGLSPDTLIGVFLSVSLALGASLLLMLAGKINVHILENVLFGSVLTVSGQDLVVLGVVAVLVLALALPLFNRIMLASFNPQLAAVRAVAVKTLDYLFVVLVTLVTVASVKVIGAILVGALLVIPAAAARLVSQSLKGFFFTSVAIATVSTLLGILLPITLDLPVPSGAAIILVAGICFALAALARALVPRLQGNPA is encoded by the coding sequence ATGACTTATGAAGCATTCCGCCAGTGGGTCCAGGAATGGGCCGGCGCTGGCTACCTGCCCGAGGCCCTGGCCTACGGTTTCGTGATCAACGCCCTGCTCGCTGGCCTGATGATCGGCCCGGTACTGGGCGGCCTGGGCACCTTGGTGGTGGTCAAGCGCTTTGCCTTCTTCTCCGAAGCCGTCGGCCATGCCGCCCTGACCGGGGTAGCGATCGGCATCCTGCTCGGCGAGCCCTATACCGGCCCCTACGGCAGCCTGTTCGGCTACTGCCTACTGTTCGGCATCCTGCTCAACTTCCTGCGCAATCGCACCGGGCTTTCGCCGGACACGCTGATCGGCGTGTTCCTCTCGGTGTCCCTGGCCCTCGGGGCCAGCCTGCTGCTGATGCTGGCCGGCAAGATCAACGTGCACATTCTCGAGAACGTGCTGTTCGGCTCGGTGCTGACCGTCAGCGGCCAGGACCTGGTGGTGCTCGGCGTCGTCGCGGTGCTGGTGCTGGCGCTGGCCCTGCCGCTTTTCAATCGCATCATGCTGGCCAGCTTCAACCCACAACTGGCCGCCGTGCGCGCAGTGGCGGTGAAAACGCTGGACTACCTGTTCGTGGTGCTGGTGACCCTGGTGACCGTGGCCTCGGTCAAGGTGATCGGTGCCATTCTGGTCGGCGCCCTGCTGGTGATACCCGCCGCCGCTGCACGCCTGGTCAGCCAGTCGCTCAAAGGCTTTTTCTTCACGTCGGTCGCAATCGCCACCGTCAGCACCCTGCTGGGCATCCTGCTGCCGATCACCCTCGACCTTCCGGTACCCTCGGGTGCAGCGATCATCCTGGTCGCTGGCATCTGTTTCGCCCTCGCCGCCCTGGCCCGCGCCCTCGTTCCACGCCTGCAAGGAAACCCGGCATGA
- a CDS encoding metal ABC transporter ATP-binding protein → MTAAANLATASGPRIDFAGIDLTLGRTRILEQVDFSVTAGSVHAIVGPNGGGKSSLIKTLLGQMPHHGRLTLHWPGERQVIGYVPQALEFDRGLPMTVDDFMAAMCQQRPAFLGLSRRTQPAIDAALAQVGMLDKRKRRMGALSGGERQRVLLAQGLIPAPQLLVLDEPMSALDEAGIQVFEQLLQGWRQAGTTVLWIEHDLAAVLRLADRVTGLSRRVLFDAPPAQALTPERLLSLFSVHPRSESLA, encoded by the coding sequence ATGACCGCCGCCGCCAACCTGGCGACCGCCAGCGGGCCACGCATCGACTTTGCCGGGATCGACCTGACCCTGGGCCGCACCCGCATCCTCGAACAGGTCGACTTCAGCGTGACCGCCGGCAGCGTGCACGCCATCGTCGGCCCCAACGGCGGCGGCAAAAGTTCGCTGATCAAGACCCTGCTCGGGCAGATGCCGCACCACGGCCGGTTGACCCTGCACTGGCCCGGCGAGCGACAGGTGATCGGCTACGTACCCCAGGCCCTGGAGTTCGACCGCGGCCTGCCAATGACCGTGGACGACTTCATGGCCGCCATGTGCCAGCAGCGCCCGGCCTTCCTTGGCCTGTCGCGCCGCACGCAACCGGCAATCGACGCAGCGCTGGCACAGGTCGGCATGCTCGACAAGCGCAAGCGCCGCATGGGCGCGTTGTCCGGTGGCGAGCGTCAGCGCGTGCTGCTGGCCCAGGGGCTGATCCCGGCGCCTCAACTGCTGGTGCTGGACGAACCGATGTCGGCGCTTGATGAAGCCGGCATTCAGGTATTCGAGCAACTGCTGCAGGGCTGGCGCCAGGCCGGCACCACGGTGCTTTGGATCGAGCACGACCTGGCCGCCGTGTTGCGCCTGGCCGACCGCGTCACCGGCCTGAGCCGCCGAGTGCTGTTCGACGCCCCGCCTGCCCAGGCCCTGACCCCGGAGCGCCTGCTCAGCCTGTTTTCCGTCCACCCGCGCAGCGAGAGCCTCGCCTGA
- a CDS encoding metal ABC transporter substrate-binding protein: protein MFRTALALLLACALPALAMADNGKPLRIGITLHPYYSYVSNIVGDKAEVVPLIPAGFNPHAYEPRAEDIKRIGTLDVVVLNGVGHDDFADRMIAASEKPDIKTIEANQNVPLLAATGIAARGAGKVVNPHTFLSISTTIAQVNNIARELGKLDPENAKFYTQNARAYAKRLRALRAEALAKVTEAPGANFRVATIHAAYDYLVRDFGLEVTAVVEPAHGIEPSPAQLKKTIDQLKALDVKVIFSEMDFPSAYVETIQRESGVRLYPLTHISYGEYTKDKYEVEMKRNLDTVVRAIQENRA from the coding sequence ATGTTCCGCACCGCCCTCGCCCTGCTTCTGGCCTGCGCCCTGCCCGCGCTGGCCATGGCCGACAACGGCAAGCCCCTGCGCATCGGCATCACCCTGCACCCCTATTACAGCTACGTGAGCAACATCGTCGGCGACAAGGCCGAAGTGGTGCCGCTGATCCCGGCTGGCTTCAACCCCCACGCCTACGAGCCGCGCGCCGAGGACATCAAGCGCATTGGCACCCTCGACGTGGTGGTGCTCAACGGCGTAGGTCACGACGACTTCGCCGACCGCATGATCGCCGCCAGCGAAAAACCCGATATCAAGACCATCGAGGCCAACCAGAACGTGCCGTTGCTGGCGGCCACCGGCATTGCCGCCCGCGGCGCCGGCAAGGTCGTCAACCCGCACACCTTCCTGTCGATCAGCACCACCATCGCCCAGGTCAACAACATCGCCCGCGAACTGGGCAAGCTCGACCCCGAAAACGCCAAGTTCTACACGCAGAACGCCCGCGCCTACGCCAAGCGGCTGCGCGCCCTGCGTGCCGAGGCCCTGGCCAAGGTGACCGAGGCGCCGGGTGCCAACTTCCGCGTGGCGACCATCCACGCCGCCTACGACTATCTGGTACGCGATTTCGGCCTGGAGGTCACGGCGGTGGTGGAACCGGCCCATGGCATCGAGCCAAGCCCCGCGCAGTTAAAGAAAACCATCGACCAGCTCAAGGCGCTGGACGTGAAAGTGATCTTCTCGGAAATGGACTTTCCTTCTGCCTACGTCGAAACCATCCAGCGCGAATCGGGCGTGCGCCTGTATCCGCTGACGCACATTTCCTATGGCGAATACACCAAGGACAAGTACGAGGTCGAGATGAAGCGCAACCTGGATACCGTGGTACGTGCCATCCAGGAGAATCGCGCATGA
- a CDS encoding DUF6162 family protein: MSSANPSRTQVVRPAGAGHETLYVLLISLLIVALAASVVLLRGEREDEQAIASHQIDARRDLTAAEQGIYTDLRVAFDEIQLLREENDTVPEVAALAEEGLPPFVDDAGSQSRGAHRWQWLQAGAYLGSSQDSDVAGSFLLLLPTAPDGQADVWLRRDSAVAIPASLDAEALIATGWRQVVSHYDAGVTREHRH, encoded by the coding sequence TCCGAGCCGTACACAGGTAGTACGCCCGGCCGGCGCCGGGCACGAAACGCTCTACGTGCTGCTGATCAGCCTGCTGATCGTCGCCCTGGCTGCCAGCGTGGTGCTGCTGCGTGGCGAACGCGAGGATGAACAGGCCATTGCCAGTCACCAGATCGATGCGCGCCGCGACCTGACTGCCGCCGAACAGGGCATCTATACCGACCTGCGGGTGGCCTTCGACGAGATCCAACTGCTGCGTGAGGAGAACGACACCGTCCCCGAGGTGGCAGCGCTGGCCGAAGAAGGCTTGCCGCCATTCGTCGATGACGCCGGCAGCCAGAGCCGTGGCGCCCATCGATGGCAATGGTTGCAGGCGGGCGCGTACCTCGGCAGCAGCCAGGACAGCGATGTCGCCGGCAGCTTCCTGCTGCTTCTACCCACAGCGCCTGACGGCCAGGCCGACGTGTGGCTGCGCCGCGACAGCGCCGTGGCCATTCCCGCCAGCCTGGACGCCGAAGCCCTGATCGCCACCGGCTGGCGCCAGGTGGTCAGCCATTACGACGCCGGGGTCACCCGCGAACACCGTCATTGA